A genomic stretch from Sulfurihydrogenibium azorense Az-Fu1 includes:
- the thiS gene encoding sulfur carrier protein ThiS, with protein MKLIVNGVEKEFNKEELTITDLIKILEIKSPAIAVAVGYDVIPKDQFNTYKLKEGDKVEIVHFVGGG; from the coding sequence ATGAAGTTAATAGTAAACGGTGTAGAAAAGGAGTTTAATAAAGAGGAGTTGACAATTACAGACCTTATAAAGATACTAGAGATAAAATCTCCTGCTATTGCTGTGGCTGTAGGTTACGATGTAATACCAAAAGATCAGTTTAACACATACAAACTAAAAGAAGGAGATAAAGTAGAGATAGTCCATTTTGTAGGTGGAGGATAA
- a CDS encoding enoyl-ACP reductase FabI, which produces MKILENKKALILGVANDKSIAYGIAKVFYENGATLGFNYLDERIEKRVRPIAQEFNSDLVVKCDVSKDEDITNLVNTVKEKWGSVDIIVHSIAYANKEYLKDYYYKVDRQSFLQAMDISVYSFTAIAREFLPVINEGGSLLTLSYYGAEKVVYNYNVMGVAKAALEASVKYLARDLGVLKKVRVNCISAGPIKTLAAMGISDFGDIQKVAIERSPLRKAVSIEEVGNAALFLCSDLASGITGEILYVDAGYNIIGM; this is translated from the coding sequence GTGAAAATTTTAGAGAACAAAAAAGCATTAATCCTTGGAGTAGCTAACGACAAAAGTATAGCCTACGGTATAGCAAAAGTATTTTACGAAAATGGAGCTACTTTAGGGTTTAATTACTTAGATGAAAGGATAGAAAAAAGGGTAAGACCAATAGCACAAGAGTTTAACTCAGACTTGGTTGTAAAATGTGATGTATCAAAAGATGAAGACATTACAAACTTGGTAAATACCGTTAAAGAAAAGTGGGGAAGTGTTGATATAATTGTCCACTCTATCGCTTACGCCAATAAAGAGTATTTAAAAGATTACTACTACAAAGTAGATAGACAATCATTTTTACAAGCTATGGATATAAGTGTTTACTCTTTTACAGCAATAGCAAGGGAGTTTCTTCCTGTGATAAACGAAGGTGGAAGTCTTCTTACTTTATCTTACTACGGAGCTGAAAAAGTAGTTTACAACTACAACGTTATGGGAGTTGCAAAGGCAGCTTTGGAAGCTTCTGTTAAGTATTTGGCAAGGGACTTGGGAGTGTTAAAGAAAGTTAGAGTAAACTGTATATCTGCAGGACCTATTAAAACCTTAGCTGCAATGGGAATATCTGACTTTGGAGATATTCAAAAGGTTGCTATAGAAAGGTCTCCTTTAAGAAAAGCTGTAAGTATAGAAGAGGTAGGAAACGCCGCACTATTTCTATGTTCAGACCTTGCTTCAGGAATAACAGGAGAAATATTATACGTAGATGCAGGTTATAACATCATAGGAATGTGA
- a CDS encoding DUF2628 domain-containing protein → MTMEEREELRLFVGKNADYYIAKWEELGEENKISWNWSAFFFGLLWFAYRKMYPYAFGFIVFSLILQYIQIVMKTHPLVIGITNILISIFIGMFGNYLYYQYAKSKIKQIKESIQDERQKTVEIVRAGGTSLSTAIAIGLMYLIASSIIDYGLQEDNSENFREQKSINPWSS, encoded by the coding sequence ATGACGATGGAGGAAAGGGAAGAGCTACGGCTGTTTGTAGGTAAAAACGCAGATTACTATATAGCAAAATGGGAAGAGTTAGGAGAAGAAAATAAGATAAGCTGGAACTGGTCAGCCTTTTTCTTTGGACTTCTTTGGTTTGCTTATAGAAAGATGTATCCCTATGCCTTTGGTTTTATAGTGTTTAGTCTTATACTTCAATATATACAGATAGTTATGAAAACCCATCCTTTAGTGATAGGTATAACCAATATTTTAATATCTATATTTATAGGAATGTTTGGAAACTACCTTTATTACCAGTATGCAAAGTCAAAGATAAAACAGATAAAAGAAAGTATTCAAGATGAAAGACAAAAAACAGTGGAGATAGTCAGAGCTGGTGGAACAAGCCTATCAACTGCTATAGCTATAGGACTTATGTACCTTATAGCCTCATCAATTATTGATTACGGTTTACAGGAGGACAACAGTGAAAATTTTAGAGAACAAAAAAGCATTAATCCTTGGAGTAGCTAA